The genomic interval AGAGTTGTCGAGATTCTCACCGACTGCGACCTTGACTCCCTCGTGTTCCGGGTCATCAGATCCGGACCAGCCTGTCATCTCGGTTGGGAAAGCTGTTTCAGCCGAGTCGTCAGAAAGGAGTCGCAACAGACGATATCAGTCCGGACTTCATCAGACACCTTAGTCTGCTGACTGCATCCTTCCAGAGACCCTGCTGTGCCGCCATGGTCACAAGTGGCAGCATGTTTATGAGCCCGGAAGAGGACGGAGGCTTGGCAGCTACGCCACAGGCGCTGTGGAGGTTATGGGTTCTGGTTGAGACACAGTTCTTTCCCTGAGAATCGGAGTACGCAGAAGAGCGTACAGGAAGAGTCGCCCTTTGCAAATCTGAAGAGGTACTTCGTGCACGGGCTCATCCTTGAGCTCGGTCTCGTTCCACCAGCATTCTTCGCTTTGGCCCCACTCTTGGAGCTATACATTTACAGTCCTTATTTCCCTCTCTACATTGTTCTTCTCGTTGTGCCCATGTACATGGCCACCATTGTTTTGAACAACATACTGTGCAGAAGAATATGGGGCATAAGACCTAAGGCTACGTGTTTGAGTCTCTTGGGACAGGGCATAGCAATAGTGTTGATCCTACCAACTCCGGTAATCCTTATTGTCGTGTTGATGTACGAGTTGACGCCCATCGCCCCGTTCCTGCTTTACGCCCCCGCCATCTCGGTTCTTCTTGTATTAAGTGTCTTGGTGGGACACGTCGCAAAGAACAGTGCAGAGGAGTTCGAAGATGAATACGAGGGAGTTCAAGAGCTGGCGTCAATCAAGGACCGACACGTGAGTTGTCCCTACTGTGGTTGCTCCGCATTGGTCCGAAATGACCGACCGACCGTGTGCCCCAAGTGCGGACAGACCATCGGTGGTCCAACAGGTGCAGGAATTGAATGACTCGTGGTCAAGAGCCTTAGTGCATGCTTGAGGTCGATAGTCATCCACATGGCCAAGATTCGGGAGCACGACTCGCGCGCACATAGTTCGGTGATGGCAATGCTCTCAGAGTCTACAACAGGTACTTGAAAGCAGGGCATCGCGGAGTGTGCAGGATGCAAGAGACCATGCGGTCATCTATTCATGCAGATGTACTGACACTTTGGAGCGACTTGCCGCCGGCGGGAGTTGTGCGACGTCCACCGCACTCATTGAGAGGAGTGTATAACGTCGTCCACATGCGGGCCATGGGATCTGTAACATGCTCCCCGCGACAAATCAATACGCCGACCTACACTGTCAGCATATTGTCGTTCTGGGGCAAGTCCTCGGCAGCGGCACTTCATCGGAAGCTTGTTCGGCAGGATTTCGACAGGCTTATTAGCACCGACCCTGACCTGATGCTCGGGGTATTCCCTATGAGTTTGGGTGGAGATTCCTCAGAGATTCAGAGAGACTACAAAGTAGTCCAGAAACTAGTAGCACTCAGGCCCGTTTTTGAGGTGTACGACGAGAGCACCGGGCAAATGGTTGCTGTGGCAAGACAGACATGGACGAGCATCTTCAGGAGTACAGTGAACTTCGAAGACGCAGGCGGAAACAGGATTCTCACTGCAAAGGGTGGATTCTTGAGCAAGACATTCTGGCTGCTCGACGCCAGCGGGCAGAAGGTGGCCAAGATAACCCGACCATGGATTGCGTTGCGAAAGAGCTTCAAGATCATATACCGTGACGAGGAGATAAAGGCACAAGGGGGGTATCTTGCGATTGGTTTTGAGGCAAGAAGTGCAGGTGGTTCCTTTGCCTTCAAGCTTAACAAGAAGATACTTGCAGTCCGCGATCAGTTCCGTGTGTCAGTAGGCAGCTACGTCGACTGGCTCCACGCAATAGCGATGGCGATTATCGTCGACAGAGTCTTCTTCAGGGGTTCGGGGTGCGGCCTGCGCTGCATCTGCTGCTTGGGACTCCTAGCTGTACTATTCATAGCTACGCTGTCCCTCATGCTAATGCCCTAGTCCTAAGTGTCGCGGCAGTCGGCTAGGAGTTGGGCAATCCGTGAGGTGTCGTGTGTGGTGCTTGCATAGCTTGATGCAGTAGCGTCGAGCTGCAGGTCGCTTCGACACCTCGACGGACCTCCAGGAGTAATCTTGGTGCCTCTTCGTGGACCGACAGGACTCCTGTGTTCAACTCCATCCGACTGACCATGAACGGGTCATTCAACTCATGTCTAGTATGCGGGTCGGGATGAACCTGCAGTCTGGGTTGGGACATCTGTCTTAGTGAAGTCATTAGACAGGACTCACAGCAGAGTGGAGCATAGTGAGCTCAGTCAGACCCGCGACCTCGGAGACTGCGATGCAGGGGCTGGGCTCTTTCTCACATACTCGTGACGAAGGGCTTCCCTTCTCGCCGACAGAGTATCTGAATCACATTACGTCCGGTGAATGCGCACGCTGGTACTCCGCCGCCGGGGAGCACCCATTGTCCGGCCATGTAGAAGCAATTCAGTCCCGGGAGTGTCCGGGGTATCTGAGTCATGAGCGACTCTCTTGTCATCAGCCAGCCCATCGGCGAGCCCCTGTCGTTGAGAGTGTATCGCCACGTTGTGAACGGGGTGGCCACATCGACCATATCAACCTGAGCGGATATCCCTGGGTATACTTCCTCGAGACGCGCGATGGTCTCCCTTGCCAGCCGGGCCTTCTCTCCATCGTACCCGGTCTGGTCCTCCCTGAGCTTCTTCCAGTGGTCCCAGTCTGTCTCAAACATTACCTGAATCACGGTCTTGCAGGTGGGCGCGAACTCGTCGCTGTAGTTGAGCAACCTCAGGGGAAGGAAGCGACATGAGCGGTCTCCGATGACCATAGGGTCCTTCATGCAGAACACGATGAACGGCGGTGTTGAAACGAACTGCCGGTCAACCCCCAAACTCACCATCACTATCGGATCATACCGCCTCCAACGCTCATATCGATTCACAGTCCTGTCATCAACGTACTTCCCACCAAGGAGCTGGAAGATTGTGGAGTATCCATCAGCAGCAGAGACCACAATGTCCGCCCTGTGTTCGGTCCCATCAGCAAGTGTGACCCCGACTGCACTGTCATTCTCGACGATGACTCGAGTGACAGTGGACCTGTAAATGATGCGTCCGCCAAGCGCCTCATATCTTCGGACGATTGGTTCTATGAAGCCCTGACAGCCGCACTTCAAGAGACCTAGCTGACCTGCGGCTACGGAGGCAAGTATCATTATCACGAACCAGACTGGTGCTTCCGGTCCGAAGATGCTCTCAAGTACCATCCGGAGGAACGGACTACGGAGTCTTCTTGCAAACTCCCGGGTGGACTCTGCATACTTCCCAATCAGGAACTTCAGCAGCCCTCGCATCTCCCACATCTCCTTCAACGAGCCGAAGCGAGTCCGAAGCTCAGGAGGCACACCGCTCATTCCGAGGTCTGTCAAGAATGGAGCGTTTGTCATCCATCGGACCTGCTTGAGAAGGAGCTGAATCTCCTTCGCATCCTCGGGAGCAGCTGCAATCAGGTCCCTCTCAAGTCTGTCAAGGTCTGATGTGAGATCTATGCACTTGTCGCCTGTCTCATCAACAACCCTCATATAACTCGTCATGTCCGTGAGCGTGTCCGGCTCTGCAGTCCCAAGTTCCCGGTACACACGGTTGATGGCAGATCCGTTTCGATGCCCGATGAGAAAGTGAATGCCCCCGTCGATTAGGTAGTCTTTCCTTCGCCACGCAGCAGCCAGTCCCCCCGCTTTGGAGTGATGCTCAAAGATGACACTTCTGTATCCGTTCATCTGCGCATAGCACCCAGTGGCAAGTCCTGCGATTCCTGCACCAATGATTATCATCGACTTCCCGCTCACGTCACCTGGACCCCCTGCTTGCCGCTTAGCGAGGACAATGACTGCCCAATGATCGTGTCCCAGACCTCCGCAATCTCAATCTCGGCTGCAATCGCTCTGCTCAGGCTTCTGTCCTTCCCCTTGTTCTGTACAGTCAAGGTCCGAAGCCGTTCAACGAACTGCCTGTTCCCCTGTAGTATCTGCTGCAGCATCGATGCTATCAAGCTTGATGATGACATGAATCTGTAGCCATAACCCGTTTTTCGAGAGCCGGTCTTCTCAGCAACCCCGTAGGACTCGAGTACCTTGAGGGCTCGATTGACGGAGGGCACAGAAGTGGCATACTTGGGCTCCGGCAGTATCTCCCTTAGCTTGTGGGATATCATCTGCTGCGACAATTCGCCCGACTCGAGCGCCAGTAGCGCCTCGACGTATCCATAGTACTCCGGGAAACCATAGCTTCTGTACGCTCTGCCTATAGTCATCAGGAACTCCCTTCGCAGTTCGGTTTCTTCCATTTGCCCGTCCTCACGATGTACTCATGTTTCTGATTATAAGAATTTCGGAAGTCCGAAAGACCGAAGTTGGGGTCGCCGGTATCATCTGGCAGAATACGCTCATGCCATGGCTTCAAAGACTGGAGCAGTTCATATCAGGGATACTGACCAGCAAAGCCCACGTTCAGTGGGGGTGATTGCTTCTACAAGATATGCCCCTGTGCTGGGCCGGCCGGAATCCTCGGCTCCGCCATGTTGAATAGGCTTTGAGTGTCAGCGTGCTAGTGACCGTCGGTGAGCATTGAGATAAGACGAATCGGCTGTGTTCGCGTGTCTGATGGCCCTGTGTACTCAGTCCAGTTGGAACCCGAGTACTGGGACGCCGTTCTCGGGCTGGAGCAGTTCTCACACATCATTGTCCTATGGTGGATCTCCGGCTGTGACACGGAAGCTGCACGCAAGACCCTGAGAGTCCATCCGAGAACGCCTGAAGGTGCTGCAACTCCTCTGTCAGGGGTGTTTGCGACAAGGTCCCCAAAGAGACCCAACCCGATAGGGCTTAGCGTTGTGAGACTCATCGACATCGTGGAGTCGACCAAGTCTATCGTAGTGGACCGGATAGATGCTTTTGAAGGCTCGCCGGTGATAGATATCAAGCCGTACATGCCATCATCCGACCGTGTCCATTGTCCAAGGACTCCCGAGTGGGCATCAGGTCTGCCGCACGCCCACGGTTCTCCGTAGTTCCTCGACATTCATCAAAGGGCTTATGTGAAAGTGCGACGCGCGTGGAGATAGGCCTGGCAAATATGCAAAGCACGCTCTTCGATGACTTTGTGAACTTCATCGTGACTCTGCTTACTCCCTTCGGGATCGGTGACCGAGTAATCGCGACAATGATTGCGCTCATCCCCTTCTTGGCAGTGGTCTATGTAGTGTACCTGGTGGTCATCAGGAGCATTCACCTGTCTTTTCGTAGACTCGGTGTGCCAATACAGGCTCGGACCGGAGTGGTATTCGTCGTCCGCCTGTTCTTCTTCGCGATTGCCCTTGTCACTGTGATGACTGCGACCAGCCAGCCCGGAGGCGGTGCTGCTCTTGCCCTGACTACATTGATAGGTACTGCCATCGGTCTGGCCTTCTCAAGAGCATTGTCGAATCTTGTGAGCGGCCTCTATGTGTTTGCTTCAAGGCCCTTCCGGGTCGGAGACTACGTGCGCATAGGTGACACCGAAGGGCTAGTCTTGGAGATCACGCTGAACTACACCCGGATACTTCTTCCGGACCACACCAGGCGGTTCGTCCCCAACAGCAGAGTGGTTGATGAGGGTGTCGTGAACTACAGAGTCCGCGTCGATGACTACTGTGCGGAGAAGGGAATTGCGTGCTTCCAGACGGGTCAGGAACATGATGATCGGCACTGGGACGACGCACTTGACAAACTGAGATTCCTTGCGAAGGGCGATGAGGTGTATCGTCATGTGTTCGACATTGATACGGGTCGGGATGATAACGCGGAGGCGCTGGCCAAGGCGTTCGATGAGGTCTGCGACAAGTGGCAGTCTGTCTTTCTTGAACGACCCGAGTTCTTCATGACTCACTGGGCCAGTGGTATCGTCTACAGGTTCGCCTACATCGTGAGGAATCCCCGGTCAATACTCTCCGAGGGGATGCAGTTCCGGTTCGAGGTCGCTCAGGCGGTGTTGAGGGCAAGGGCTCTCTGAGTCAGACACTAGACCCATCCACGCTTTCGGAATAGTACGAGCAGGGCGATTCCTAACGAGAGCATCAGGGCGAGAAGAATCGGGTAGCTGTAGGGCCAATGGAGTTCAGGCATATACTCGAAGTTCATACCATAGATGCTGGCGAGAAGCGTCATAGGAATGAATATCGTGGAGATGACTGTGAGGACCTTCATCACCTCATTGAGTCTGTTGCTCACCGCTGAGAGATAGATGTCCATGAGTCCGCTGATGGCCTCTCGGTATATCTCCAACATGTCGACGGTCTCGATTATGTTGCCATACAGGTCCCGAAAGTATAGGCTGGAGGACTCCTTGACGAGTGGGATCTCTGCATGGTTGAGTTTCAGGACCGCTTCTCTGAGTGGCCAGACGTGACGACGCATGTCCATGACCGCGCGCTTCAGTTCGTATACGCGGCCAAGCACCTCCTGCGAGGCGGCTGTCTCCACGATTGTATCCTCAAGCAGCTCTATCTCGTCTCCCAGACTCTCAAGCGCCACAAAGTAACCATCCACGATGAGGTCAAGAATCGTGTGGGCCAGCATGTCGGATGACACTGTCTTGGCAGACGGTCGAGCACCAGCCATTCTCCGGGCAATCAACTCAAAGACCTGAGGTTCAACCTCCTCGAATGAGACTACTGTTCGGTCCAAGATTAGTACACTGACTTGCTCCGACCTGATGAGTTCTGGTGTGCCCTTGGCGACGGCAAACGCCCGCAGCACGACGTATACCCCATTGTCTAGAATATCAAGCTTCGGTCTCTGGTCTCGTCTCACGATGTCTTCCACTATCAGAGGGTGAATCTGGAATGGCTGACACACATTCTCAACCATACTCGCATCATGAACACCTGTGACGTGAATCCACCTGACGCGGACTTCTGGTGGCGGCGGGACGCATTCCTGCGGCTGAGCCTCTCCCGCTCTCCTCGACCCGTCTTCGAAGTAGTCAAGGATCTGAATGCGCGTTCTCGTGGTCGTCTCATCGGTTGACGCAGGGTCGCTCCTGTTCATGTGTCACTCCTCGTCTTCACGACATCCGCAATACGGGATGCGCACTTCAGACTCTGCTCCTCTAGATTGCACTTGGACGGCAATCAGAGTCGCTTCGCAAATGGTGACCGGTTCAAGATATGTGTGTTATCATTGGTTGTTGTCAAATGTGGAATCACAGGCGTGTCAGGCACAGCAGTGCAGGAGTCCTGTCCTGTATCCAAGCGAAGCATGGCGCGTGAGTGTGGTACTCTGTGTGCTCGTCCAGCTCCAGCCCCATGCGACCGCTCTCCTCGTCGAGTCAATCGTGCGATGCAACCGCTTCACCGGCCGCCTTCCCGATGGTCTGGATGTGGTCTCCGCCTCCTCGTGCGCACGTGCTGTACTCTGTTCTTGATGCACCACTTCTGTCTGTCTGGAGCGCACTGACACCTCTGCCTCGGATATGCACGAACGCTGATCCGTTGTCCAACACCTGCAATGGGTGATCCTACCTCTTCGCAGAGTCACGGAATGCCTCAGGGACCACCCTTGAAGATGGGCTCTCTTACTCCACGTTTGCGATGAGGTGTCTAGCGACTGGCATCGTCTATCACATCAATGCGACAGACGCTTCGGCCATCCCTGTAGTAGATAGGGCTCCCTGAAGTCGAGCTGCCACAACGACTCGTTGGAGCGTCATCTAGATTGACCACGGACGATAGTGCCTCTTCCTCTGCCTGTGAGGATGGACTAGGCCCAGTCATCGCATCAGCCTTATGCAATGCGAGGTGCTCCAATGCAGATGCGTTGACCTCTGGTTCACCAGTATCCGGGAGGCGCATGTGTGCGTCTTCTCTGACGGACATGTGCATTCATCTGTCGAAGACCAGTGTCTTGACTATCACGGGGACAACGACGCCCTCGATAATT from Candidatus Thorarchaeota archaeon carries:
- a CDS encoding NAD(P)/FAD-dependent oxidoreductase, with translation MSGKSMIIIGAGIAGLATGCYAQMNGYRSVIFEHHSKAGGLAAAWRRKDYLIDGGIHFLIGHRNGSAINRVYRELGTAEPDTLTDMTSYMRVVDETGDKCIDLTSDLDRLERDLIAAAPEDAKEIQLLLKQVRWMTNAPFLTDLGMSGVPPELRTRFGSLKEMWEMRGLLKFLIGKYAESTREFARRLRSPFLRMVLESIFGPEAPVWFVIMILASVAAGQLGLLKCGCQGFIEPIVRRYEALGGRIIYRSTVTRVIVENDSAVGVTLADGTEHRADIVVSAADGYSTIFQLLGGKYVDDRTVNRYERWRRYDPIVMVSLGVDRQFVSTPPFIVFCMKDPMVIGDRSCRFLPLRLLNYSDEFAPTCKTVIQVMFETDWDHWKKLREDQTGYDGEKARLARETIARLEEVYPGISAQVDMVDVATPFTTWRYTLNDRGSPMGWLMTRESLMTQIPRTLPGLNCFYMAGQWVLPGGGVPACAFTGRNVIQILCRREGKPFVTSM
- the tsaA gene encoding tRNA (N6-threonylcarbamoyladenosine(37)-N6)-methyltransferase TrmO produces the protein MSIEIRRIGCVRVSDGPVYSVQLEPEYWDAVLGLEQFSHIIVLWWISGCDTEAARKTLRVHPRTPEGAATPLSGVFATRSPKRPNPIGLSVVRLIDIVESTKSIVVDRIDAFEGSPVIDIKPYMPSSDRVHCPRTPEWASGLPHAHGSP
- a CDS encoding mechanosensitive ion channel, coding for MEIGLANMQSTLFDDFVNFIVTLLTPFGIGDRVIATMIALIPFLAVVYVVYLVVIRSIHLSFRRLGVPIQARTGVVFVVRLFFFAIALVTVMTATSQPGGGAALALTTLIGTAIGLAFSRALSNLVSGLYVFASRPFRVGDYVRIGDTEGLVLEITLNYTRILLPDHTRRFVPNSRVVDEGVVNYRVRVDDYCAEKGIACFQTGQEHDDRHWDDALDKLRFLAKGDEVYRHVFDIDTGRDDNAEALAKAFDEVCDKWQSVFLERPEFFMTHWASGIVYRFAYIVRNPRSILSEGMQFRFEVAQAVLRARAL
- the corA gene encoding magnesium/cobalt transporter CorA; amino-acid sequence: MNRSDPASTDETTTRTRIQILDYFEDGSRRAGEAQPQECVPPPPEVRVRWIHVTGVHDASMVENVCQPFQIHPLIVEDIVRRDQRPKLDILDNGVYVVLRAFAVAKGTPELIRSEQVSVLILDRTVVSFEEVEPQVFELIARRMAGARPSAKTVSSDMLAHTILDLIVDGYFVALESLGDEIELLEDTIVETAASQEVLGRVYELKRAVMDMRRHVWPLREAVLKLNHAEIPLVKESSSLYFRDLYGNIIETVDMLEIYREAISGLMDIYLSAVSNRLNEVMKVLTVISTIFIPMTLLASIYGMNFEYMPELHWPYSYPILLALMLSLGIALLVLFRKRGWV